A single region of the Triticum dicoccoides isolate Atlit2015 ecotype Zavitan chromosome 2B, WEW_v2.0, whole genome shotgun sequence genome encodes:
- the LOC119368540 gene encoding 60S ribosomal protein L28-1-like, with protein sequence MTTVPGSLVWELVKKKNCFLIKPFGNSNAKVRFSKEPNNLYNVHSYKFSSLANSKTVVVQPSAGEDKAVVLSTTKTKKQNTPAKLQHKTLMRKEFCKMAKSVKNQEMD encoded by the exons ATGACTACCGTTCCAGGGTCTCTGGTCTGGGAGCTCGTGAAGAAGAAGAACTGCTTCTTGATAAAACCGTTCGGCAACAGCAACGCCAAGGTGCGGTTCAGCAAGGAGCCCAACAACCTCTACAATGTCCACTCCTACAAGTTCTCGA GCTTGGCGAACAGCAAGACCGTGGTGGTCCAGCCATCAGCGGGAGAGGACAAGGCAGTTGTCCTGTCCACGACCAAGACCAAGAAGCAGAACACCCCTGCCAAGCTCCAGCACAAGACTCTGATGCGCAAGGAGTTCTGCAAGATGGCCAAGTCTGTCAAGAATCAG GAAATGGACTGA